A genomic region of Dendrosporobacter quercicolus contains the following coding sequences:
- the ispD gene encoding 2-C-methyl-D-erythritol 4-phosphate cytidylyltransferase — protein sequence MRKAYAVILASGAGARFCNHIPKQFIKVAGKTIVEHTIDVFERNERIDEIILVVNSLYKNFMDEIILKNNYRKVSRVLNGGSSRRESSSIGVNAIEEPNAKVLVHDAVRPFVSRQLINDCIKALDTFDAVDVAIPSADTIIKINDNALIDKIPARKHMMRGQTPQAFNLPVIKKAHLLAENDRQTEFTDDCGLVLKYKLADVYVVQGEERNLKITYPEDIFMADKLFQLKSIEPSDDISLTMLQNKVLVVFGASRGIGKSIVDLARSYGARVHGFSRSNDVNIASLANVETALAAVYQKENRIDYIVNTAGVLKMGKLEARQLDDILNEIQINYIGSIHTIKAGIKYLKESNGSIALFTSSSYTRGRALYSIYSSTKAAIVNLVQATAEELTVDGIRINAINPERTATPMRRENFGHEPEDSLLNADRVAQVSLQTLLSDLRGQVIDVRKNS from the coding sequence ATGAGAAAAGCATATGCCGTTATTTTAGCCTCAGGAGCAGGAGCGCGCTTTTGTAACCATATTCCCAAACAGTTCATTAAAGTCGCCGGCAAAACCATTGTTGAACATACAATTGATGTTTTCGAGCGTAATGAACGGATTGATGAAATCATCCTTGTTGTCAATTCCCTGTACAAAAATTTCATGGATGAAATTATATTAAAAAATAATTACCGCAAAGTAAGCCGGGTACTCAATGGCGGCAGCAGCAGACGCGAAAGTTCCTCAATCGGCGTCAATGCCATTGAGGAGCCGAATGCCAAAGTACTCGTCCACGACGCCGTAAGACCTTTTGTTTCCAGACAGCTCATCAACGACTGTATAAAAGCCCTGGATACCTTTGATGCGGTCGATGTTGCCATTCCGTCCGCCGATACCATTATAAAAATCAATGACAACGCACTGATTGATAAGATACCGGCAAGAAAGCACATGATGCGCGGCCAAACCCCGCAGGCATTTAACCTGCCAGTCATCAAAAAAGCGCATCTGCTGGCTGAAAACGATCGCCAAACGGAATTTACCGATGACTGCGGTCTTGTTTTAAAGTATAAACTGGCCGATGTTTATGTGGTACAAGGCGAAGAGCGCAATCTAAAAATAACCTATCCTGAAGATATCTTTATGGCCGATAAACTGTTTCAATTAAAGAGCATCGAACCGTCTGACGATATATCCTTAACGATGCTGCAGAACAAGGTGCTGGTAGTTTTCGGCGCAAGCCGGGGAATAGGCAAATCCATTGTTGATCTGGCCCGCAGCTACGGCGCCCGCGTCCATGGATTCTCGCGTTCAAATGATGTTAACATTGCTTCATTGGCTAATGTTGAAACTGCACTGGCGGCCGTTTACCAGAAAGAAAACCGAATAGATTATATCGTAAATACTGCCGGTGTTTTAAAAATGGGGAAGCTTGAAGCCAGACAGCTGGATGATATTCTGAATGAAATTCAGATAAATTATATTGGCTCAATTCATACTATCAAAGCAGGCATTAAGTATTTAAAAGAAAGCAACGGAAGTATCGCTCTGTTTACCTCCAGTTCCTATACCCGTGGCCGGGCTTTATATTCTATTTACTCCTCGACGAAAGCCGCTATTGTAAATCTGGTTCAGGCTACAGCGGAAGAGCTGACCGTTGACGGCATACGCATCAATGCCATTAATCCGGAACGCACGGCAACGCCAATGCGCCGGGAAAACTTTGGGCATGAGCCGGAGGATAGCCTGTTAAATGCAGACAGAGTTGCACAGGTTTCTTTACAGACTTTACTATCTGATCTAAGAGGGCAAGTAATCGATGTCCGTAAAAACAGCTAA